Below is a genomic region from Henckelia pumila isolate YLH828 chromosome 3, ASM3356847v2, whole genome shotgun sequence.
tcgatccaatgtacaactttccgacgaacgggcccccccaataatatgagccggatcgtgcccgcgggtagcatctcatacattgattgttgatggaaggtaggaacatttaaataatatttaaatttcatttttgttaatcttgatatcaattttaaatcatatttaaaatgagggatttttaattttgaaaaattgtctcatcattttaatgtttgtatgcttgcgggattcatacaatttagtctaaacatgcatacaacatcTAATTGCTGCCCGTGATTCCCTCGTTTccttcaaaatttatttttaaaattttttcgtttttgtttcaaaaacccgaggctaaaaatttggtacaattgattaattttaatcgtttgatcaaagaacgacctgtctctgataccactgtcgGAACACTTGTTCTTGGATAAAATGGATGTGATACTCGAtgcagtggaagtttaaaatttttatatggaacaattccatatcatgggtatcaaatcctacaattaaaatatgcaagtaaaataataatcacaattaaatattttacctcttcaagctacgACTTgattattgtagtgacccgtatcctgaattaacgattaatgagtaattaatcatgtaatcatgtttagattaagtaaaacatgattaaagaaattccagaagggttaacggagtccagaaatggatccaggacactcgaaaatggcttagaggaccccaagactcgagtgagatcggaaccaccgatccaggatcagagcttccgatcttggtgaaatcggaaccacatcggaagcaaggagatcggatcttccgattagcgatcggagcttccgatcgactgtcggtgacaggtgtgtggttgcatgtggttgagattgacacgtggcatcggagcttccgatcggaggaacagagctttcgatctgcacgttcggagcttccgatcagggaacggaacttccgatcgttgtctataaatataggtgcgagggcttcatttcaaagcgcaccgaattcctctccttcgccctcgtggttctattttagggctttgggtattcttattttagagttggagtaaggaacatattttagtatagtcagacagtgtctgacatagtagcggagcagtgctcgtgtagcggagcagtgctcgtggcTGTGGaactgcagcaggggtgtgcccctaattgcgagatagtcgccatcagcgggctgacgacggacgcaggtatagctatggtcttcttaaaatatttaggagtatgcaatagcttagttaaggcttttaggcttaatgaatgatgaatgggtatttgcattgtagagttcttgataagcttggaacctagagtgggactgctagaaactgcctatagtaaggtacgtaagtacagactgagatagccagcaacTGACGGGTCAtgtttggacggttgatgtctagtacTCAGCgactgacgggtcatgagtAATTAGCATCGTGGAGACACGTTCCACGTCcaataggaatgagcagtgtacacagggtttgctcctcgGGTTGTatcactcatgtcctaggcgccattactgagcagttatacagttatcccagatatggataccctatcatttgcatgcatcatatttgtatgttttacccagtgctttcgtattgagcttagagctcacgtccagtattttttgtgtatctggacatccCATTAgttggggcaggtgtaggtgcaggattgagctcCAGGATCTTGGAGTAGCCAGcaaccagtgaagacagcaggattagctgtaggttttgactttaggctatttattcgatttggttgtataaatcgaatttgtttaaccggttgtattctgtcggtctgcttttatttaagtcttccgcaacgatttatttaatgcatgtttaattatgctcttaaactctgattaggtagtggatccgggtagggtcgctacacttattggtatcagagcatatgcatgcaagagacttgggatatagtactgagactttgggttatccttataggatggatgagaccttggatgaggtgatgatgcggcgattagaTTGCCCCAAGACTATCATAATTGGCagaatttctgaagatttggcttatgagATTCCAGCAAGCGCGCACATGAGAGATGGATCGTgcccgagttttcaagacttctactcatatgggtcctagctttggatcgagtaccggatgctagaggcagtggcagaggattggtggggacttacttgatgcttgcatctgtacagtcattaccatgatgacactactctgaagattctccattcgtagttggagagattgtcagatagaccttcaccaagaaatgcctcgagtgcctaaagcatgacaggtttcaagcgtgaggtctttaacctcatgcaaaACATatttttgccggtatgcttgtatcgatgcattCGGTAAGcaaacgggaaacttcatgttcaaagcatgatttaaatacaagaagaaggtTGATGCTAGATCGGGAGCAGAAGATGTCAACCgacatgcactgatgcagagcatagctggttagctatcacatgccatttctccggagttcttcataggaggacatgtagagagacttggacgggagtatgcttgcatagatgcgtgtgtcgatgagaagcttcatgctcaaggaacaagATTTGTACGatgaatttaaatactgtattgttgtagttgtaaacagtattttagttgtaaagaatcatcatactatggttgtatcattttaagtttggttgtacatttcattgtattttgaatactgtatgtattacatgtgattgtaattgagaaattgtacataaatggaagcaatgatacatgttttatttatccagcaattcgtgaattattgcgagtgattttgctaagattgacattgttttagttgattagtgttcaactgtggtAACTCATGGATTTCGAGTGGGCCAACTGcgttgacttgtggttagtctaggcgttttcctaggattgacctagttagtcagtggactaaggatgtgtcagcgatgagtggactcatctagagacATTAGggatattgttcggtttagaacactTGGTCTTTGTTCTAGATTGTTTTATTGGAACAGTAGGCTGTTGACCTTTGGTAGGTgtagacttgtgatgatgggttttcatcagggtTATCAGTTttagtatatgccgagagttgtggactatgaccatgactagacgtgagggggcgcgaccctatgccagtattactctaGGAGTCTTtatacttcagaggttatctgggagcctttgtgcttcggGACTGGTGGTGGGAAGGCTATTCAGTCaagggatttggtagcagtcacgacagggtattaccttggattagatatcaggtttgatatcgatggttcgatatcgtcttgtgtgccagagatattgtttatgttctgctgtgggaaccagtcttggagggatttccttgacgagtgtgtacttTGAGCAGTTAGGTTTTAATCTTTAAGTTACTGCTAGAAGTGTGGATCTAGtgggtggacggatttctacaaGCGATGGCTAGGGTTTGTCATTAGAGTATGGTTAGAGTTTTCCTGTGATAGGAGTTATCCAAGAACTTGAATAGGaatgttgttttaagactttgactcgaatgcgaggactactccatgatgaatGACTTCATCAGCGATGGATTATATCAAGTGTTagggattgtacatgactattgagacgtgagggaagcgtggcctatgaccgtgaaaccttggtggttgtccaggtgggttattggggtaagctaccttagtcttgaattgttgcacaatcttaacaagggatatgattagaagagtgttcgaagattgtggaaatctttgggattcgttagttatgattcttaaacttgacgagccgtggtgttcattttgaatgaacgaggtaagggtAGTGAGTCCGGTGGTTgagctaagtactgtctgatattttcagaagTGGAGCATAGGAGTTTCCATGGAATGGAAATTGGCTTagcttatcttgatgtttgccttgggtgaactagagcgatttgggtattccaagtggttggaaatagttcttcgtggcagctgagtcatggttttTGATTGAGCCACGTATGTTTAGATGATCAGTAGTTGTTTGATCGAATGAGCGCGAACATCAGTAGTTCAATGAGATCGATAGGgtaaatccaatcagtgatgatttggataGAGAAATCGAAGAATACTTGGGGTAGTATTTTGTTGCttagtgcttaggagatgagtacttggtacagtctcagaAGAATTCggcaatttggatgatttagaatCTCTAGGTTTGCCAGAGACGAATCTATCGAAAGATTACcattgacttgtatggtcaagttaagTGATAATTTGACAGGTGGAGACAAGCGAAGGAATTGGTAACTCCCTGGATAGCTTTCTTGTCATGATGTCTTAAGTATACCGTTGGGTTTAGGATCCAAAAAGGTTTGGATGCTTCTATGGGCATCAGTTGTCTAATCGTCAGGTATGACATTAGCCGGGATCTAGTTCTTGAGGTCCGGCAGGGGGTGTCATTAATTTCCAGCGTGAGGTGCGCGAGATCATTGAAATGATCAAGGCAGTCGTTGATCGACTAGGGAATACATGAATTAGTCCTTTCAGCGCTAAGGCTGATGCCTTCAGCAaaaggagcgatttgactattgagaatccgttggaaTTTAGTTTCCAGGATCTTTATGATTCGACCTTGTGAGGTTGGGGTGAGCTATGATGGTATCTTCAGATACTCAatgttgagttataccaggcgcatgtaactgtcgagtttcgagacggaataggaagcgtttccatatgtctgtgtactGTCGAATGTCCCAGttgagcatattggtgggagcttgccttagtcttgatgtgtgtacagtggttgcgagtatgtatgactatcaggaggatgtctatcgattgattaatgggtgaataacctatgggtgAGAtggtgtagatcatcagaggcgtgatgacttctattgcaatgtatgcgtggcTTCGCAGGCCAAAGGCTAGGAGATGACTTTGCGTCGTTATGTACGAGCGATGATAGTTCTTATCAAGGCatagtgttgagttatactgaGAAACGTAAACTGAGATTTACACTGGACATGGTATTGAATTCCCCgtattgcttgggaagctcGTTCGCTTCTGTAGGGCATGGGAAGGATGACCAGTCTAGAATCATGTGAAATAGTTATGTTGTAGTATGACCTTGTGTCAACTAAATTCTCTTGAGGAGAATTCGAGCTTTgttgtgtcagcacagtgttgggattagtgttttctaactagaggtgttgatcatcaagaacttttggaaccattaagTGGTTAGATGCAATTAAGTGATTCGACGATTGTCGTAAGCCAATCAGGTTATGATTTGGTTTTCATCAGTCTAAGACTTTTCCTTGggacgatgatctcgatcaaACGGGTGTTTGTATTCTTTGTGATCAGGGGGATCGTGGTCAGGATGGAAGGTGTATCAGTGTCGCGATACATTAGCGCCAGAGAAGTTTGACTGTCTCTAAAcagcgcagtaatcttcagttgAAAGATtgtaatgcggttcagcatttatggagcttgcagagaattcgagcaagggtttctagtacgttctcgaggttttaccctagattttgaggatgaaatcttttaaaggggggagaatgtagtgacccgtatcctgaattaatgattaatgagtaattaatcatgtaatcatgtttagattaagtaaaaaatgattaaggaaattccagaagggttaacggagttcagaaatggatccagaacactcgaaaatggcttagaggaccccaagactcgagtgggatcggaaccaccgatccaggatcggagctttcgatcttggtgaaatcggaaccacatcggaagcaaggagatcggatcttccgatcagcgatcggagcttccactacaagaaaaactctaaaagacaacggattttatccgttgtcgtagggggtctaaaaccgttgtaactgatggtgttgtcaaaactgtgcacctacgacaacggataaaatccgttgtcatatccctcaaagacaacggatttgtgtctacgacaacggattttatctgtTGTCGTTCCCCTCAAAGTTGTCTTTGGGAagaacgacaacggataaatcCGTTGCCGTAGGGGCGCAGTTTTGACAACATCATCAGTTACAACGATTTTagaccccctacgacaacggattttatctgtTGTTGTTTTCtgtataaaaaacaaaaaaaataaaattttttatataaattctaatattataaataatccaaaatttaaaatttcataaataaaatttaatatacaatttttttagtattacaaatcactcgaaattaaaattctaattcaaTACACACTGCAAATCGAAGTATCCGATGTCTTGCCTCATTACAGCCTTCAAACCTCTTGTTCTCAATCTCGAAGCTTTGTCTCTCCGCTGTTCTTGTCCAACAATATCCCTctgcaaaaaagaaaaaaaatagggAATTAATTAACCATCTAAGTTGTTTGAATCACACACCAACTCACATGTCTCGAGTCATGAAATCCCAATCACACCTACCGAGAAAACAAGCAACCCATTGCGTGCAAGCCATGCAGCAAAGAGCCAATGAATTCTGGAACAACACAAATCCaagaaaaagacaaaaaaatttGTCAGCTTAGCCACATATGTATTGAAAACATAGAAACAATGAAACTAATTAACTTCACTGTAAAGAAGAATTTTTCCAAAGCCAAAAACTGCTGAGTTATCTTAATGTATTCAATATTCATGAATGTATCATGCACCTTTTACTTTGACATCTTTCAGAGCTTTTCTCCATAATGCATTGATTATATTTGCGAGTCTCAAATTTTCATTGATAACCTGAagggaaagaaagaaaaataaataaagcagtttatatatatatatatatatatatatatataaagcatCTTACGTTTTGAGTAAATGTTAACGACAAGTAATAGTTCCAAGAATATTCCTCACGGGAACTATCCTTTCTCCTTTTGATTTCCATGTTCTCCTCCTAGCATtttcatgaatatatatatatatatatataatatatatatatatatatatatatatatatatatatatcatcacaGATCAAGAAACAAGCCAAATCACATTAATTAATATAGGAAAATAATTCGTGGCTACGTCCAATTAACTACCTAGTTCTCTACTTACAATGCCATTTAATTTATCAAACAACGCTTTGGCTACTCGCATTATTATCTACCACGTGAATCCAAGAATATGACATGAATTGAAGTTGACATTATTGGCCGGCCCTCTAAATATTTCATATCCATACAGTTAATTTACCTCCAAAGGACTCGTAAATCTCTCCAATTCTTGTCAATCTTTTCAA
It encodes:
- the LOC140893511 gene encoding 3-epi-6-deoxocathasterone 23-monooxygenase CYP90C1-like isoform X2, giving the protein MTLPVKFLTDNLVALAHLVVINENLRLANIINALWRKALKDVKVKEFIGSLLHGLHAMGCLFSRGILLDKNSGETKLRD
- the LOC140893511 gene encoding 3-epi-6-deoxocathasterone 23-monooxygenase CYP90C1-like isoform X1 yields the protein MTLPVKFLTDNLVALAHLVEENMEIKRRKDSSREEYSWNYYLSLTFTQNVINENLRLANIINALWRKALKDVKVKEFIGSLLHGLHAMGCLFSRGILLDKNSGETKLRD